One window of the Candidatus Chromulinivoraceae bacterium genome contains the following:
- a CDS encoding carbohydrate kinase family protein yields MSDKKPVILAIGKASQDVFLTSTKDFQPYLHKGVQYEQLPLGKKLHVDHIYFSTGGNATNAAVTFARQGLHSKYMWVLGTDTSSQAILSALDEDDVDTSEVIQDQHYQPSYSTIILAPTGERTVLNYMGTDIEKFVRSFNIEGVTKVDWLYLSSVNNMKLLEKIVSLATKAGVKIMMNPSGAELAEPHKLKALLEDVEVISLNKEEAQELVSGETLEELARHLTHYCTVAIVSDGPNGVVATDSKTIVRAGMYEDVKVVDRLGAGDAFSSGFLSQWAVGRSLADSIIFASANSTSVVTKIGAKPGILYANAKLHSMPLHEKPF; encoded by the coding sequence ATGAGCGACAAGAAACCAGTCATTCTTGCCATCGGTAAGGCGTCGCAAGACGTATTTCTTACGAGCACTAAAGATTTTCAGCCATATCTTCATAAAGGCGTACAATATGAGCAGTTGCCACTTGGTAAAAAGTTACATGTTGATCATATCTATTTTTCAACTGGTGGAAACGCTACAAACGCCGCCGTGACTTTTGCAAGGCAGGGACTACATAGTAAGTATATGTGGGTACTCGGAACGGATACGTCGAGTCAGGCTATTTTAAGTGCGCTTGACGAAGATGATGTTGATACGTCCGAAGTAATCCAAGATCAACATTACCAGCCAAGCTATTCAACAATTATTCTTGCGCCTACTGGTGAACGTACGGTTTTAAACTATATGGGCACCGATATTGAGAAGTTCGTTCGTTCGTTTAACATTGAAGGGGTCACAAAGGTGGACTGGCTCTATCTTTCGTCTGTTAATAACATGAAACTTCTTGAGAAAATCGTGTCTCTCGCAACTAAAGCTGGAGTTAAGATAATGATGAACCCATCAGGAGCTGAACTTGCTGAACCGCATAAGTTGAAGGCACTCCTTGAGGATGTCGAGGTTATTTCACTTAATAAAGAAGAGGCTCAAGAGCTCGTTTCAGGCGAGACGCTTGAGGAACTTGCTCGTCACTTAACGCACTACTGCACGGTCGCGATCGTCTCCGACGGGCCTAACGGTGTAGTCGCGACAGACTCCAAAACTATAGTTCGAGCAGGTATGTACGAAGATGTTAAGGTGGTCGACCGACTTGGCGCGGGCGATGCATTTAGCTCAGGTTTTTTGAGCCAGTGGGCGGTAGGTAGATCACTTGCTGACTCGATTATTTTTGCAAGCGCTAACTCTACATCCGTTGTAACAAAAATTGGAGCAAAACCAGGCATCCTGTATGCCAATGCAAAACTCCATTCTATGCCACTCCATGAGAAGCCGTTCTAG
- the uvrB gene encoding excinuclease ABC subunit UvrB: protein MDQKFQLVTKYQPTGDQPTAIAQLIEGLEKGEREQTLLGVTGSGKTFTMANIIQNRQVPTLVLAHNKTLAAQLYSEFKSFFPENEVHYFVSYFDYYQPEAYISSSDTYIEKDSKINDEIDRLRHAATSALLTRRDVIIVASVSCIYGIGSPDDYAEMSIKVIKGERRQQDKFVRLLTDIQYQRNDIDFHRGTFRVKGDVVDVFPAGQDVAYRIEFFGDEIDRITKIDPLTGEILDEPSFCTIFPSSHYVTPKQKVEHAIEGIRKEFDERMEWFEKHDKLLEAQRLAQRTKYDIEMLEETGFVKGIENYSRYLTNREPGEQPATLLDYFPDDFLLLVDESHQTLPQVRGMYNGDRARKEVLVEYGFRLPSALDNRPLTFTEFDHHINKAIYVSATPSDYELSHSPKPAQQIIRPTGLLDPRIEVRPTEGQIDDLIAEINERIAKNQRVLVTTLTKRMAEDLSTYIQEIGIKTAYIHSEVDTLERGDILRDLRLGIYDVLVGINLLREGLDLPEVSMVAIMDADKEGFLRSESALIQTIGRAARHENGTVLMYADRITRSMKAAIDETNRRRTIQEAYNTEHNQKPISIAKEIDEGLRAIIPDKDKDKPPRLDLKKIPKDEYKTLIKDLTGQMELASANLEFEKAAEIRDMIADIRSKM, encoded by the coding sequence ATGGACCAAAAATTCCAACTCGTTACAAAATATCAGCCAACGGGAGATCAGCCAACAGCGATCGCTCAGCTTATTGAAGGTCTGGAAAAAGGCGAGCGCGAGCAAACGTTGCTTGGCGTGACTGGCAGTGGTAAAACCTTTACGATGGCGAATATCATTCAAAATCGACAGGTTCCAACACTTGTTCTAGCGCACAATAAAACTCTGGCCGCACAACTTTATAGCGAATTCAAATCATTCTTCCCTGAGAATGAGGTTCACTACTTTGTAAGTTACTTTGACTATTACCAGCCAGAGGCCTACATTTCGAGCAGCGATACGTACATTGAAAAAGATAGCAAGATCAATGACGAAATCGATCGCCTGCGCCATGCAGCAACGTCTGCATTGCTAACACGACGCGACGTTATTATCGTGGCGAGTGTCAGCTGTATCTATGGCATTGGTTCGCCTGATGATTACGCCGAAATGTCCATTAAGGTGATTAAAGGTGAGCGGCGACAGCAAGATAAATTCGTACGGCTTTTAACGGACATTCAATATCAGCGAAATGATATTGATTTTCATCGTGGTACCTTTAGAGTTAAAGGTGATGTAGTAGATGTATTCCCGGCTGGACAGGACGTAGCTTATCGGATTGAATTTTTCGGTGATGAGATTGATCGTATTACAAAAATAGACCCACTAACCGGAGAGATCTTGGACGAACCATCGTTCTGCACGATCTTCCCGAGCAGCCACTATGTGACCCCAAAACAAAAGGTTGAACATGCCATTGAGGGTATTAGAAAAGAGTTTGATGAGCGTATGGAGTGGTTTGAAAAGCACGATAAACTGCTTGAGGCTCAACGACTTGCTCAACGCACTAAGTATGATATTGAAATGCTTGAAGAAACGGGCTTCGTTAAGGGGATCGAGAACTATTCACGTTACCTTACTAATCGTGAACCAGGCGAACAGCCGGCAACGCTACTCGATTATTTTCCAGATGATTTTTTGCTTTTGGTCGATGAGAGTCACCAGACGTTGCCGCAGGTTCGCGGCATGTATAATGGTGATCGTGCACGAAAGGAAGTGTTGGTTGAATACGGTTTTCGCTTGCCAAGCGCGCTCGATAATCGACCACTGACCTTTACTGAGTTTGATCACCACATTAATAAGGCGATCTACGTTTCTGCAACTCCAAGCGACTATGAATTGTCGCATAGTCCGAAGCCGGCCCAACAAATCATTCGCCCGACTGGTCTATTGGACCCACGGATTGAAGTTCGCCCGACCGAGGGTCAGATTGACGATCTGATCGCCGAAATTAATGAACGTATTGCAAAGAATCAGCGCGTACTAGTAACGACACTAACGAAGCGCATGGCCGAGGATCTTTCAACGTATATCCAGGAGATCGGTATTAAAACAGCCTATATTCACAGTGAAGTAGATACTCTAGAGCGGGGCGATATCCTGCGCGACCTTCGGCTCGGCATATACGACGTACTAGTAGGTATCAACTTGCTGCGTGAGGGTCTGGATTTGCCTGAGGTAAGTATGGTGGCAATTATGGATGCTGATAAAGAGGGCTTTTTGCGTAGTGAAAGTGCGCTTATCCAAACAATTGGTCGTGCAGCTCGTCACGAGAACGGTACGGTATTAATGTATGCTGATAGGATCACTCGTTCAATGAAAGCAGCAATTGACGAGACGAACCGTCGCCGAACTATCCAAGAGGCGTATAATACCGAACATAACCAAAAGCCTATTAGTATCGCAAAAGAGATCGATGAAGGACTCCGGGCAATTATCCCGGATAAGGATAAAGATAAACCGCCGCGACTGGATCTTAAAAAGATTCCAAAAGATGAATACAAGACACTTATTAAAGATCTGACAGGGCAAATGGAACTAGCAAGTGCTAATCTTGAGTTTGAAAAGGCGGCAGAAATCCGCGATATGATCGCTGATATTCGATCAAAGATGTAA
- a CDS encoding endonuclease/exonuclease/phosphatase family protein yields the protein MAIKIASWNIEGRLTRYKGGKKRGTPEQIVEEIAKLNADIVVLPEAYLNEPLKESGERLKNMGYEWYDVQYHDTLHEKDVAKWGYPFMRVLYRIPIMSAETRRWGNMRDLPVVIVEDPETKKKLCIIATHLDDLTEERRLQQLDEIIPFIQKSDMPVIMLGDLNAMWHKGWPRLLTTSFMRFIINHLMFGELRNVLSRLSRMATGTVMRRLQKAGLTEADPRLRATTTPKMRSMPFMPSVRFVQIDHVLVSKGVTCTIPTIGRDGGSDHRSVKVKITIP from the coding sequence ATGGCAATAAAAATAGCGTCGTGGAACATTGAAGGCCGACTTACTCGTTATAAGGGTGGCAAAAAACGAGGAACACCCGAACAGATTGTGGAAGAAATTGCCAAACTGAATGCGGATATTGTCGTGCTACCGGAGGCATACCTCAACGAGCCACTTAAAGAGAGCGGTGAACGTCTAAAAAATATGGGGTACGAGTGGTACGATGTGCAGTATCACGATACCTTGCATGAGAAAGATGTGGCGAAATGGGGCTACCCGTTTATGCGAGTGCTCTATCGTATTCCGATTATGAGTGCTGAGACGCGGCGCTGGGGTAATATGCGTGATCTACCCGTGGTTATTGTCGAAGATCCTGAAACGAAAAAGAAACTTTGTATCATTGCCACACATCTGGACGATCTCACCGAGGAGCGTCGTCTTCAGCAGCTGGATGAGATTATCCCATTTATTCAGAAGAGCGACATGCCAGTGATAATGCTTGGCGACCTTAACGCGATGTGGCATAAGGGTTGGCCGCGACTGCTTACAACTTCGTTTATGCGGTTTATCATTAACCACCTGATGTTTGGTGAGTTGCGCAATGTGCTGTCAAGATTATCACGCATGGCAACTGGTACGGTCATGAGACGACTGCAAAAAGCTGGTCTAACAGAGGCTGATCCACGCTTGCGTGCAACCACAACACCAAAAATGCGCAGCATGCCATTTATGCCGAGCGTACGCTTTGTGCAGATTGACCACGTGCTTGTATCGAAGGGTGTAACGTGTACAATCCCCACCATAGGCAGAGACGGCGGGTCAGATCATCGTTCAGTAAAAGTGAAAATAACTATTCCATAA
- a CDS encoding DEAD/DEAH box helicase, producing the protein MAFQQRRGGRPNQGRPQGAGRSFGGGHRGGNRGPAKKYIHPSKFINKAVTKADEVTYEPTHKFADFPFGAELFHNISKKGYVLPSAIQDQAIPHIIDGKDVIGLANTGTGKTAAFLLPIIERQSGIMLRPSVLIVAPTRELAQQIDEQFREFAHGLNLYSTLIVGGVNIDRQIRDLKRRPHFIIGTPGRLKDLMQRRVLQLKNMTTLVLDEADRMLDMGFLPDIKQIVSEMPKERQTLFFSATITPEISVLVNDFLNDPVTVSVRTTETAEHVEQDVIEVRDKNEKLEVLTDMLGKPEYEKVLVFGETKFGVQRLSDHLDNMGISSVAIHGNKNQSQRQRALKQFKDERVRVMVATDVAARGLDIPNVTHVINFDTPQTYEDYVHRIGRTGRGGASGRAHTFIEQR; encoded by the coding sequence ATGGCATTTCAACAACGACGCGGCGGTCGCCCTAATCAAGGGCGCCCACAAGGCGCAGGACGTAGCTTTGGCGGTGGACATCGCGGTGGAAACCGTGGTCCAGCTAAAAAGTACATCCACCCATCAAAATTTATTAATAAGGCAGTCACAAAAGCTGATGAGGTTACTTACGAGCCGACTCATAAATTTGCTGATTTCCCATTCGGCGCTGAGCTGTTTCACAACATCTCTAAAAAGGGTTATGTATTGCCAAGTGCAATCCAAGACCAGGCTATTCCTCACATCATTGACGGAAAAGACGTTATTGGTCTTGCAAACACAGGTACTGGTAAAACAGCAGCCTTCCTACTTCCAATTATTGAGCGTCAAAGTGGCATTATGCTACGCCCAAGCGTACTTATTGTCGCACCGACACGCGAACTTGCTCAGCAGATCGACGAACAATTTCGCGAATTTGCGCATGGTCTTAACCTTTACTCAACCCTTATTGTGGGTGGAGTAAACATTGATCGCCAAATCCGTGACCTTAAGCGTCGTCCTCACTTTATTATTGGTACTCCTGGTCGTCTTAAAGACCTTATGCAGCGCCGTGTACTACAACTAAAAAACATGACAACACTTGTTTTGGATGAAGCTGATCGTATGCTTGATATGGGCTTTTTGCCTGACATTAAGCAGATTGTGAGTGAAATGCCAAAGGAACGTCAGACATTGTTCTTTAGCGCTACAATTACTCCTGAAATTTCAGTCTTAGTGAATGACTTTTTGAATGATCCTGTAACAGTGTCTGTTCGTACAACTGAAACGGCGGAGCATGTTGAACAAGATGTCATCGAAGTTCGTGACAAGAATGAAAAGCTTGAGGTACTGACCGACATGCTTGGTAAGCCAGAATACGAGAAGGTTCTTGTGTTTGGTGAAACCAAATTTGGTGTCCAGCGCCTAAGTGATCACCTGGATAACATGGGTATTAGCTCAGTTGCTATCCATGGTAATAAAAACCAGTCGCAGCGTCAGCGTGCCTTGAAGCAATTTAAGGACGAGCGTGTTCGTGTAATGGTGGCAACAGACGTTGCAGCTCGTGGTCTCGATATTCCAAACGTGACACACGTCATTAACTTCGACACTCCACAAACCTACGAAGACTACGTTCACCGTATCGGTCGTACTGGCCGTGGTGGCGCATCTGGTCGTGCACATACGTTCATCGAACAGCGCTAA
- a CDS encoding ABC transporter ATP-binding protein, giving the protein MKAMVEVRDLKKRYGDKQAVDGVSFTVKKGEIFGILGPNGAGKTTTLEMMETLRPIDSGTVLIDGVDVKEDPQRIKYLIGVQPQSPAFQDKTKLIEVVEMFAAAYGEHVDAMQFLRDVELEEKANSYVESLSGGQKQRLSITTALVHGPKVFFLDEPTTGLDPQARRHLWDLIKKVRDKGISVIMTTHYMDEAEILCDRIAVMDNGKIVATDTPQNLIKQLLDRGFSKKQHVEQANLEDVFIDLTGKELRDGQ; this is encoded by the coding sequence ATGAAAGCAATGGTAGAAGTAAGAGACCTAAAGAAACGATACGGCGACAAACAAGCGGTCGACGGTGTCAGCTTTACGGTTAAAAAAGGTGAGATATTCGGTATTTTAGGGCCGAATGGTGCCGGTAAGACAACAACGCTTGAAATGATGGAAACGCTTCGTCCTATCGACAGTGGTACGGTTTTGATTGATGGCGTTGATGTTAAAGAAGATCCACAGCGCATCAAGTATCTTATTGGGGTGCAGCCGCAGTCACCTGCATTCCAGGATAAAACAAAGCTAATCGAAGTAGTCGAGATGTTCGCCGCTGCATATGGTGAGCACGTTGATGCAATGCAGTTTTTGCGAGATGTCGAGCTTGAAGAGAAAGCAAATAGTTACGTGGAGTCGCTCTCTGGTGGCCAAAAGCAGCGCCTTAGTATTACAACAGCATTAGTGCATGGTCCGAAAGTGTTCTTTTTGGACGAACCAACGACAGGATTGGATCCGCAGGCGCGTCGTCACCTTTGGGACTTGATTAAGAAAGTCCGAGACAAGGGGATTAGTGTTATCATGACTACCCACTATATGGACGAAGCGGAGATCCTCTGTGATCGCATCGCCGTGATGGACAACGGAAAGATTGTTGCAACCGATACGCCGCAGAACCTCATCAAACAGTTACTCGACCGCGGTTTCTCAAAGAAGCAGCATGTTGAGCAGGCTAATCTTGAGGATGTATTTATTGATCTGACAGGCAAGGAGTTACGCGATGGCCAGTAG
- a CDS encoding ABC transporter permease, translating into MKRSLYTVRTFVKINTRRFFRDKLALFFSMGFPLIFLFVFGSLNSGNKNVSFNVAVINESNSSFAQQFVKDADKSSVLKVDATITTLDAAKDKMSRSELDAAIVLPQDFGTVKSGTQTPTGQAQVVYTQNNEQSGQALSSVLQAHFQQINAKYVTVQQPFSVQTQMLNEKSLTAFDYTFAGLLGFSIIGMGIFGPVNVFPELKKMGILRRLSTTPLRVWQYFLATMVGQAIIGLISLTIMFVVAIVVFHLQVVGNYFELGIFLVLGIITILGIGLALGGWARNERQAAPLSNIIVFPMMFLSGTFFPRFLMPDWLQHLSGLLPLTPIIDGIRLIATEGKHFTDILPQLGLVGIWMVVIYFIAFRVFRWE; encoded by the coding sequence ATGAAACGATCACTCTATACAGTGAGGACGTTCGTTAAGATCAACACGCGACGCTTCTTCCGTGATAAGCTAGCGTTGTTCTTTAGCATGGGATTCCCGCTTATTTTCTTGTTCGTGTTTGGTAGTTTAAATAGCGGTAACAAGAACGTATCGTTCAATGTTGCTGTTATTAATGAGTCAAATAGTAGTTTTGCACAGCAATTTGTAAAAGATGCTGATAAGAGTAGCGTACTCAAGGTTGATGCGACGATAACAACTCTAGATGCTGCAAAAGATAAGATGAGCCGTTCAGAGCTTGATGCTGCTATTGTGCTGCCGCAGGATTTTGGAACGGTTAAATCAGGAACTCAGACGCCAACAGGTCAGGCGCAAGTTGTATACACACAGAACAACGAACAATCAGGTCAGGCGCTTAGTAGTGTGTTGCAGGCGCACTTCCAGCAAATCAATGCTAAGTACGTAACCGTTCAACAGCCCTTTAGTGTCCAGACGCAGATGTTAAACGAGAAGAGTCTGACGGCCTTTGATTATACATTTGCAGGACTTCTCGGATTCTCAATCATTGGTATGGGTATCTTTGGGCCAGTTAATGTCTTTCCAGAGCTTAAGAAGATGGGAATCCTTCGTCGTCTTAGCACGACACCACTTAGGGTGTGGCAGTATTTCTTAGCAACGATGGTTGGACAGGCTATTATTGGTTTGATTTCACTTACCATCATGTTCGTTGTCGCCATTGTCGTGTTTCATCTTCAGGTGGTGGGCAACTACTTTGAGCTGGGAATATTCCTTGTACTTGGTATTATTACCATCTTGGGAATTGGTCTAGCGCTTGGTGGTTGGGCGCGCAATGAGCGCCAGGCGGCACCACTATCGAACATCATTGTATTTCCAATGATGTTCCTCTCTGGTACATTCTTCCCCCGGTTCTTGATGCCAGATTGGCTTCAGCACCTTTCAGGGCTCTTACCGCTCACTCCGATTATTGACGGCATCCGTCTTATCGCAACGGAAGGTAAGCACTTTACCGACATCTTACCACAGCTTGGACTTGTTGGCATTTGGATGGTAGTAATTTACTTTATTGCATTCCGCGTATTCCGCTGGGAATAG
- the gatC gene encoding Asp-tRNA(Asn)/Glu-tRNA(Gln) amidotransferase subunit GatC — protein sequence MTQISRDDVQHLAQLSSLHLSDSDTDGLQQDISNILQYIEQLGELDTTGVEPTYQVTDLENVWREDQVIDDHVTREQLLALSPEAKNNQVKVPKVL from the coding sequence ATGACACAAATTTCTCGTGACGACGTGCAACACCTTGCACAGTTAAGCAGCCTGCACCTTTCTGATAGCGATACTGATGGGTTGCAACAAGATATTAGTAATATCCTGCAGTATATCGAGCAACTCGGCGAGCTCGATACGACAGGAGTTGAACCGACTTACCAAGTAACGGATCTAGAGAACGTATGGCGTGAAGATCAGGTGATCGACGATCATGTAACGCGTGAGCAACTTCTGGCTCTCTCACCAGAGGCTAAAAACAACCAAGTTAAGGTGCCGAAAGTATTATAA
- the gatA gene encoding Asp-tRNA(Asn)/Glu-tRNA(Gln) amidotransferase subunit GatA, with protein MSRIDVIVSDIKSGKKTARQHIEEALQKAQDNEDYHALLSLTRERALDRADDIDARIKSGEKLGKLAGVPFVAKDNFLAFGAPTTAASKMLENFEAPLQATVIEKLETAGAICIGKANLDAFAHGGSTENSAFGVTKNAYDKTKVAGGSSGGSAVITALDVVPFALGSDTGGSIRQPASFNGVVGVKPTYGMVSRYGVVAMASSTDTIGCFTKEVADAELVMDVMSGRDFNDMTTLPDFFAPEEVKPAQKVGLLKEYMSDDVDEVVRQHVIEYVEKLRAAGHTVEEVSLPMVKYALAMYYIIVPAEVTSNLARYDGIRYGHRAEGDMTLAELYGKSREEGFVTENKRRIMIGSYVLSSGYFDAYYLQAQKARTLLVKEYDRLFSQYDALVGPTAPTPAFGIGENTADPVKMYLSDIMTVAPSLAGIPAISVPAGVTDDGLPIGVQLMGPRKSDAALLALARSMEVTNRG; from the coding sequence ATGAGTCGAATTGATGTAATTGTAAGCGATATTAAAAGCGGTAAAAAAACCGCTCGTCAACATATTGAAGAAGCACTTCAGAAAGCTCAAGATAATGAAGATTATCATGCGCTACTTTCTCTCACAAGAGAGCGGGCGTTAGACCGTGCCGACGATATTGATGCGCGTATTAAGAGCGGCGAAAAGCTCGGTAAGCTTGCTGGTGTACCGTTTGTCGCAAAAGATAACTTCTTAGCCTTTGGCGCGCCAACGACGGCGGCCAGCAAGATGCTTGAAAACTTCGAGGCACCTCTGCAGGCGACTGTCATCGAGAAGCTAGAGACCGCAGGTGCTATTTGTATTGGAAAGGCTAATCTTGACGCTTTCGCGCACGGTGGTAGTACAGAAAACTCAGCCTTTGGTGTTACAAAAAATGCTTACGATAAAACCAAAGTTGCTGGTGGTAGTAGTGGTGGTTCCGCTGTTATAACTGCACTCGATGTCGTACCCTTTGCGCTGGGTAGCGACACTGGTGGTTCTATCCGTCAGCCTGCGAGCTTTAATGGTGTCGTAGGTGTAAAACCTACCTATGGGATGGTAAGTCGGTATGGAGTTGTTGCAATGGCAAGCAGTACTGATACAATCGGTTGCTTCACGAAAGAAGTGGCTGATGCTGAGCTGGTTATGGATGTAATGAGTGGTCGTGATTTTAATGATATGACGACACTACCTGACTTTTTTGCACCAGAAGAGGTAAAACCTGCTCAAAAGGTCGGTCTTTTAAAAGAATATATGAGTGACGACGTGGATGAAGTTGTTCGTCAGCATGTTATAGAATATGTTGAAAAACTTCGTGCAGCAGGCCATACGGTAGAGGAAGTTAGTCTTCCTATGGTTAAGTATGCGCTGGCAATGTACTACATCATCGTGCCAGCCGAGGTTACGAGTAACTTGGCTCGTTATGACGGTATTCGATATGGACATCGTGCTGAAGGCGATATGACACTTGCAGAACTCTATGGTAAAAGCCGTGAAGAAGGGTTTGTGACGGAAAACAAGCGTCGTATCATGATTGGTAGCTATGTTCTTTCGAGTGGCTACTTTGACGCCTACTACCTACAGGCGCAGAAAGCTCGCACACTGCTTGTAAAAGAATATGATAGGCTATTTTCGCAGTATGATGCACTTGTTGGGCCAACAGCTCCGACACCGGCCTTTGGTATTGGTGAAAATACGGCCGATCCTGTCAAAATGTATCTCTCGGATATTATGACTGTAGCACCAAGTCTTGCTGGTATTCCTGCTATTAGCGTTCCTGCCGGTGTAACTGACGACGGTCTGCCTATCGGTGTGCAGCTGATGGGTCCACGTAAAAGTGATGCCGCGCTTCTAGCTCTCGCTCGATCTATGGAGGTAACTAACCGTGGATAG
- the gatB gene encoding Asp-tRNA(Asn)/Glu-tRNA(Gln) amidotransferase subunit GatB, giving the protein MVSEDILNKYEMTIGIECHVQLATDTKLFSGADNDARDKAPNSVVSPIDFGLPGMLPILNRKAVDFAIKAGKALNAKIANTSRFDRKHYFYPDLPKGYQTTQMYQPIILAGYIDAPLEDGGTVKVRIHHAHMEEDAGKLTHFGDYSLVDLNRAGTPLIEVVSEPDMHSAAEAKAYASELHRLMIYAGVTFGNLYHGNMRFDVNVSVAPKGATELGKRAEVKNLNSFRSVEKAAEYEFHRQVELLEKGEKVVQETRGWDDAKMRTNSQRSKEDAQDYRYMPDADIPPVILSNTEIEEIQAAVPMLPPEYRERWLTLELDRSVVDSLLATQQFAELVTDIQEKAGNAIAKRVAHWFASALGHNDDEPTTVQMNELSPDVFIELAHMVEANELSSTTAKEVFLELLTSEKTAREIAESKNLLQVSDESAIAAIVDEVLADPLSEQSITDIKEGKEKAIGYLVGQIMKKSQGKANPALAQKLIREKLK; this is encoded by the coding sequence ATGGTAAGTGAAGATATCTTAAATAAATATGAAATGACAATTGGTATAGAATGTCATGTTCAACTTGCTACTGATACGAAGCTCTTTAGCGGTGCTGATAATGATGCTCGTGACAAGGCGCCAAACAGTGTAGTGAGTCCAATAGATTTTGGTCTACCTGGCATGCTGCCTATTTTAAACCGGAAAGCCGTAGATTTTGCTATCAAGGCAGGCAAAGCACTCAATGCAAAGATAGCAAATACAAGTCGATTTGACCGCAAGCACTACTTTTACCCTGATCTTCCTAAAGGTTACCAGACCACTCAAATGTATCAGCCTATTATTCTGGCTGGGTATATTGACGCACCTCTAGAGGATGGCGGAACAGTGAAGGTGCGAATCCATCACGCCCACATGGAAGAGGATGCTGGTAAGTTGACGCATTTCGGTGATTACAGTTTAGTTGATCTCAACCGAGCAGGTACGCCACTGATTGAGGTTGTATCGGAGCCGGATATGCATTCAGCGGCAGAGGCAAAGGCGTATGCAAGTGAATTGCATCGTCTTATGATCTACGCCGGCGTGACGTTCGGTAATCTATATCATGGAAACATGCGGTTTGACGTAAACGTTTCGGTTGCGCCAAAGGGTGCGACAGAACTTGGTAAACGTGCCGAGGTGAAAAACCTTAATTCGTTTAGAAGCGTTGAAAAAGCAGCCGAATACGAATTTCATCGTCAAGTAGAATTGCTTGAAAAAGGTGAGAAGGTAGTACAGGAGACTCGTGGTTGGGATGACGCTAAGATGCGTACCAACTCACAGCGTTCAAAAGAGGACGCACAGGATTACCGTTATATGCCTGATGCAGATATTCCACCGGTTATTTTGAGCAATACTGAGATTGAAGAAATCCAGGCCGCTGTGCCGATGCTACCACCCGAATACCGTGAACGCTGGCTCACGCTTGAACTAGATCGCTCGGTTGTGGATTCACTACTTGCGACGCAGCAATTCGCAGAGCTTGTTACTGATATTCAGGAAAAAGCCGGAAATGCTATCGCAAAACGTGTTGCTCACTGGTTTGCGAGCGCGCTCGGTCATAACGATGACGAGCCAACGACCGTTCAAATGAATGAGCTTTCACCAGATGTCTTTATCGAACTAGCTCATATGGTTGAAGCGAATGAGCTTAGTTCGACGACTGCTAAAGAGGTCTTTTTGGAACTTCTCACAAGTGAGAAAACGGCGCGCGAGATAGCTGAAAGTAAGAACCTGTTACAGGTCAGTGACGAGTCGGCAATTGCAGCGATTGTCGATGAAGTGCTAGCCGATCCGTTAAGTGAACAGTCGATTACTGATATAAAAGAGGGTAAAGAAAAAGCCATTGGCTATCTGGTCGGCCAAATTATGAAAAAGTCCCAAGGTAAGGCCAATCCGGCGCTTGCACAAAAACTGATTCGCGAAAAATTAAAGTAA
- a CDS encoding NUDIX hydrolase, whose protein sequence is MKPWKRIDPTIVNKIDYHNIVVKTFELPDGKLATRATFLAEGRRATGVIAITKDKQVIVCRQFRPGPEEIMGEIPGGYVDEDEDPQAAAIRELREETGYEPGGVEFLGKFSRDAYLNGEWFYYLATDCMLVDDQSLDHDEFINLELRSIDEFIVAAKAGRMTDPAAVLAAYDRLKQIQKEEK, encoded by the coding sequence GTGAAACCTTGGAAACGTATTGATCCTACGATTGTAAATAAGATTGATTACCATAACATTGTTGTTAAGACGTTTGAATTACCGGATGGCAAACTGGCAACACGAGCTACCTTTCTTGCAGAAGGTCGGCGTGCCACTGGAGTGATCGCTATAACAAAAGATAAGCAGGTGATTGTTTGTCGACAGTTTAGGCCGGGGCCAGAAGAAATAATGGGAGAAATTCCCGGGGGTTATGTAGATGAGGATGAAGATCCTCAAGCCGCAGCTATCCGAGAGCTGCGTGAGGAAACGGGCTATGAGCCCGGAGGGGTCGAATTTTTAGGAAAGTTCAGTCGCGATGCATATTTGAATGGGGAATGGTTCTATTACCTTGCCACTGACTGTATGCTCGTGGACGACCAGTCGCTTGATCATGATGAGTTCATCAACCTCGAGTTAAGGAGTATTGATGAATTCATCGTGGCTGCTAAGGCGGGCCGGATGACAGATCCAGCTGCTGTTTTGGCGGCATACGACAGATTGAAGCAAATTCAGAAGGAGGAAAAGTAA